ACCCTGAAGCCCGTGCGCCTTTTCTTCTTGAAAACGATTTTTTTGTCGGCTTTAGCATGTGAAACGACTTTGGCCGATACCTTGGCACCATCAACGGTTGGCTTGCCAACTTTCACGTCGCCCTCGTTATCCACGAGCAATACATTGTCAAACTCCACCTGAGCACCTTCTTCCTGGTTCAGCCGGCTGACAAAATATTTTTTGTCTTTTTCCACCTTGTACTGAAATCCTCCGATATCAACTATTGCGTACATTGCTTTTATTCTTTATAGTTTTATTTGCGGACTGCAAAAATATAAAAGATTCTTTTAATGCCAAAGATTTCTGGTTTTTTTATGAGAGAAATAAAATGTATAATGGTTTAATTTATATATTGTCAAATTACTCGCTCCGTTCATGAAAGGATACATTGCCAAATTGTCAGATTGTTGATTGAGGCGAAGGCTGAGGCTAAGGCTAAGCGCAGAAAGGCTTGAGGTAATCATTTGAATCGGCCTCATTACTCAGAACTCATAATTTTTCTACGCTCTTTTGCCTTATCGTACCCCGCATCATCGTCTTCCTTTCTTCAGATACAACCGAATGACCATAAATATCCCTGAATAACCACCGAATGCTACCAGTTATAGCTTCTGGTTTGCCAACTGCAAATTGCT
Above is a genomic segment from Bacteroidales bacterium containing:
- the rplU gene encoding 50S ribosomal protein L21 gives rise to the protein MYAIVDIGGFQYKVEKDKKYFVSRLNQEEGAQVEFDNVLLVDNEGDVKVGKPTVDGAKVSAKVVSHAKADKKIVFKKKRRTGFRVKKGHRQPVTQIQVEDIVA